From Bacteroidota bacterium, the proteins below share one genomic window:
- a CDS encoding superoxide dismutase: MGNSTARAAENLVPHTPEFTLPPLPYAYDALEPHIDKMTMEIHHTKHHQAYVTNLNKALSETTLHADSLEEILSKVSGLSPAIRNNGGGHWNHSFFWKLMKPNGGGAPAGKVAEAINQAFGSFADFQKQFNEAAMKRFGSGWAWLLVNGDGKLQIASTPNQDNPLMDVSDTKGKPVLGIDVWEHAYYLKYQNKRADYVGAWWNLINWDQVAANLG, translated from the coding sequence ATGGGTAATTCAACCGCCCGGGCAGCGGAAAACCTGGTTCCGCACACCCCGGAATTTACCCTGCCGCCACTCCCCTATGCTTACGATGCCCTCGAACCGCACATCGATAAAATGACCATGGAAATTCATCATACGAAGCATCATCAGGCTTATGTGACGAATTTGAACAAGGCGCTTTCGGAAACAACACTGCACGCGGATAGTCTAGAAGAGATCCTCTCCAAGGTTTCGGGTTTGTCTCCAGCGATTCGTAACAATGGCGGCGGACATTGGAATCATTCCTTCTTTTGGAAATTGATGAAACCCAATGGCGGCGGCGCTCCTGCGGGTAAAGTCGCGGAAGCGATCAACCAGGCATTCGGTAGCTTCGCCGACTTTCAAAAACAATTCAACGAAGCGGCGATGAAACGCTTCGGCAGCGGCTGGGCCTGGCTGCTTGTGAATGGGGATGGAAAACTACAGATCGCTTCCACACCCAATCAGGATAACCCGCTCATGGACGTATCCGATACGAAAGGAAAACCCGTATTGGGCATCGATGTTTGGGAACACGCTTATTACCTGAAATACCAGAACAAGCGAGCCGACTATGTCGGTGCCTGGTGGAACCTGATCAACTGGGATCAGGTTGCGGCGAATCTGGGATGA
- a CDS encoding IPT/TIG domain-containing protein: MKRIIVLIPALLFSLSLLAQRNKNIPPTGSITCSEFAISRPLSEIAKEFPVDESKPYEKEESEDRENRKPQRFKFTAADGPEYGNDPATIQTKMGTVGTRAPLTSWPGQTATGFRPYDPSGAAGPSHYVQMINSTTFKVYNKTTGSVILTATLGNLWSPATGNAGDPIVLYDKAADRWFLAQFGTSSDRKIYIAISTTGDPTGTYYTYTFVSPAFPDYLKFGVWADGYYMTSNQAQKVFAFERTAMLAGNAASRAVYQSFSPPQGSGFFCPLPGDAADGTLPTVGAPCPIFSYSDNGWGAGFSDAVNIYQMSVDWVPTTPTATITLAANVATATFDASYNSSWNDVSQPGTTQKLDGIGGVCMYRAQWKSWSGYNTIVLNWAVNISATQRSIKWCELRQDQSTGSWSMYQEGIYLPDAATRWMGSIAMDDNGSIGMGYIKTDASAGIYPGLYYTGRRSCDPLGTLPITESLVIAGTGSQTGVNRVGDYAQLSMDPDGITFWYTGEYMGGTTGGSAARTHIYSFQLPNCSNAAAVFIAQTSGSNPMCPGASATFTATPTNGGSAPVYQWKVNGTNVGTNSTTYSTSSLVNGDVVTCVMTSNQAGVTGNPATSNAITMTVNSVSTPSVTIAQTAGTNPICAGSSATFTATPVNGGTTPSYQWQVNGSNVGTNSGSYSSSSLTNGQTVSCIMTSNALCVTTPTANSNTLTVAVQAVGDPVVTIAQTGGTAPACAGATLTYTATVTGGTPTFYQWKVDGANAGASASTFSSAGLGNGQTVSCTVTATPTCPVLTYKNLGTATTTNASTSSLGAAYPTYYGNGRQQYLIRASELTALGLSAGNMASIGFTTGTTLGDPATLNGYTIKIGTTTATAASATFLAPTFTTVYGPVNYTPTLSATNTHVFNTPFTWNGTSNLVVDICFSNQVVGNAAYATRYSSPGFNASAYYQADGAGGAGACTQATGATSTRRPNMVIAMANPTAMVNSNVLTANISALHSISGFAPTSGGSGTSVVITGTGFVNVTSVLFNGTPATSYTVNSPNQITAIAPAATTGPVTVLTSACGAVHAAGSFNYGSGLTLNLKLYIEGFYLGGGQMIGVLSPSVTDTVTAELASASPPYTILHTAIGTVSTAGNASFVFPSAILGNSYYFVVKQRNTLETWSASPVLCNVSPITYDFSTGAATAYGSNLSDLKDGRYGIWSGDVNQDGLIESTDYSGIENAVTTFLYGYVPEDLTGDNIVEASDYSLVENNALLFLFAVRP, encoded by the coding sequence ATGAAAAGAATCATCGTTCTGATTCCTGCATTGTTATTCAGCCTATCCCTGCTGGCACAACGCAACAAAAACATTCCACCAACCGGATCCATAACCTGTAGTGAATTTGCGATCAGTCGCCCACTAAGCGAAATCGCGAAGGAGTTTCCGGTCGATGAAAGTAAGCCCTACGAAAAAGAGGAATCGGAAGATCGCGAGAACAGAAAACCGCAGCGATTCAAGTTCACCGCGGCGGATGGTCCTGAGTACGGGAACGACCCCGCTACCATCCAAACCAAAATGGGTACGGTAGGCACGCGCGCACCGCTGACCAGCTGGCCTGGACAAACGGCTACGGGCTTTCGTCCCTACGATCCTTCCGGTGCGGCCGGACCATCGCACTATGTGCAGATGATCAACTCGACCACCTTTAAGGTTTACAATAAAACTACCGGTAGCGTCATTTTAACAGCAACGCTGGGAAATCTTTGGTCGCCGGCGACAGGAAACGCCGGCGATCCGATCGTCCTCTACGACAAAGCCGCAGACCGTTGGTTTCTGGCGCAGTTCGGCACGAGTTCGGACAGGAAGATCTACATCGCGATTTCCACGACCGGCGACCCCACCGGAACCTACTACACGTATACGTTCGTTTCACCGGCATTTCCGGACTATCTGAAGTTCGGTGTCTGGGCGGACGGATATTACATGACGTCCAACCAGGCACAAAAGGTATTCGCCTTTGAACGGACCGCCATGTTGGCCGGTAACGCGGCTTCCCGTGCGGTCTATCAGAGCTTCTCTCCGCCACAAGGTTCCGGTTTCTTTTGTCCGCTGCCCGGTGACGCCGCAGATGGTACACTTCCTACGGTTGGCGCACCCTGCCCGATCTTCTCGTACTCCGACAACGGTTGGGGCGCTGGTTTTTCCGATGCCGTGAACATTTATCAGATGTCTGTTGACTGGGTTCCCACCACACCGACTGCCACGATCACGCTGGCGGCGAATGTGGCGACCGCCACCTTCGACGCCTCGTACAATTCCAGTTGGAATGACGTATCGCAACCCGGAACCACACAAAAGCTGGATGGCATCGGCGGCGTTTGCATGTACCGGGCGCAATGGAAGTCCTGGAGCGGTTACAATACCATCGTTCTCAATTGGGCGGTCAACATCAGTGCGACGCAGCGAAGTATCAAGTGGTGTGAATTACGGCAGGACCAATCTACCGGGAGTTGGTCCATGTATCAGGAAGGAATTTACCTTCCTGACGCCGCCACTCGTTGGATGGGCAGTATCGCGATGGACGATAACGGATCCATCGGCATGGGTTATATCAAAACCGACGCTTCGGCCGGAATATATCCCGGACTTTATTATACCGGACGTCGCTCCTGTGATCCGCTGGGAACCCTTCCGATCACCGAATCGCTGGTCATCGCGGGCACCGGATCTCAAACCGGGGTCAATCGTGTGGGTGATTATGCTCAGTTATCGATGGACCCGGATGGGATCACCTTTTGGTATACCGGTGAATACATGGGCGGAACTACCGGCGGATCGGCTGCTCGAACGCACATCTACTCGTTCCAATTGCCAAACTGTTCGAATGCCGCTGCTGTATTCATTGCACAGACAAGTGGCTCTAATCCGATGTGTCCGGGAGCGTCGGCGACTTTCACGGCCACCCCGACGAATGGAGGCAGCGCCCCGGTTTATCAGTGGAAAGTAAATGGCACGAACGTTGGCACCAACAGTACCACGTATTCCACCAGTAGTCTGGTCAACGGTGATGTGGTGACCTGTGTCATGACCTCTAACCAAGCCGGTGTCACCGGCAACCCCGCTACTTCGAATGCGATCACCATGACCGTTAATAGCGTGTCAACTCCGTCGGTTACAATTGCGCAAACGGCCGGCACGAATCCGATCTGCGCCGGTTCTTCGGCGACTTTCACGGCAACGCCGGTCAATGGAGGTACTACGCCATCCTACCAATGGCAGGTGAATGGTTCCAATGTCGGAACGAACAGCGGCAGTTATAGTTCGAGTTCGCTGACCAACGGGCAAACAGTGAGTTGCATCATGACCTCGAACGCACTCTGCGTAACGACTCCGACGGCGAACTCGAATACCCTCACTGTCGCTGTGCAGGCAGTAGGCGATCCGGTAGTGACGATCGCACAAACCGGCGGAACCGCCCCGGCCTGTGCGGGCGCTACACTTACCTACACGGCCACCGTAACCGGCGGCACGCCTACATTTTATCAGTGGAAAGTTGACGGAGCGAATGCGGGCGCCAGCGCCTCGACCTTCTCCAGTGCCGGACTTGGGAATGGGCAGACGGTGAGCTGTACGGTTACCGCGACACCCACTTGTCCCGTCCTGACCTATAAGAATCTCGGTACCGCCACAACGACCAACGCATCAACCAGCAGCCTGGGTGCGGCGTACCCAACCTACTACGGTAACGGCCGACAGCAGTACCTTATCCGGGCGAGCGAATTGACTGCGCTGGGCCTTTCGGCCGGCAATATGGCATCGATCGGATTCACAACCGGTACAACACTGGGTGATCCGGCAACCTTGAACGGGTATACGATCAAGATCGGCACAACGACCGCTACCGCAGCATCTGCTACCTTCCTAGCTCCAACCTTCACCACGGTTTATGGTCCGGTGAATTACACCCCGACCTTAAGCGCCACGAATACGCATGTATTCAACACGCCTTTTACCTGGAACGGAACCTCCAACCTTGTTGTGGACATTTGCTTTTCCAATCAGGTAGTCGGTAATGCCGCCTACGCCACCCGCTATAGTTCTCCGGGCTTCAATGCGAGCGCCTACTATCAGGCCGATGGGGCAGGAGGGGCGGGCGCGTGTACGCAGGCAACCGGCGCAACTTCCACCCGAAGGCCGAACATGGTCATTGCCATGGCCAATCCGACAGCGATGGTGAACTCGAATGTGCTGACGGCAAACATTTCGGCATTGCATTCGATCAGTGGCTTTGCGCCAACAAGCGGGGGTTCGGGCACCAGCGTCGTCATCACCGGAACCGGATTTGTAAATGTGACGTCCGTATTGTTCAACGGAACACCGGCGACAAGTTATACGGTTAACAGCCCGAACCAGATCACGGCCATCGCGCCGGCAGCTACCACCGGCCCGGTAACCGTGTTAACCAGTGCCTGCGGAGCTGTCCATGCTGCCGGTAGTTTCAACTACGGTAGCGGATTAACACTGAATCTTAAGTTATACATCGAAGGATTCTATCTGGGCGGCGGTCAAATGATCGGGGTGTTGTCACCGTCGGTAACCGATACGGTGACGGCGGAGCTTGCATCCGCCTCGCCTCCTTACACTATCCTGCATACCGCTATCGGAACGGTATCTACCGCCGGGAACGCGAGCTTCGTGTTTCCCTCGGCCATACTGGGTAACTCGTACTACTTCGTGGTGAAACAACGGAACACGCTGGAAACCTGGAGCGCGTCGCCCGTCTTGTGCAATGTTTCTCCCATCACCTACGACTTCTCTACTGGTGCTGCAACAGCCTACGGAAGCAACCTTTCCGATTTGAAAGACGGTCGCTACGGCATTTGGAGCGGTGACGTGAATCAGGATGGTTTGATCGAATCCACCGACTATTCCGGGATCGAGAATGCGGTTACAACATTCCTGTACGGATATGTGCCGGAAGACCTGACCGGAGACAATATTGTCGAAGCTTCGGATTACAGTCTGGTGGAGAACAATGCCTTGTTGTTCCTCTTTGCCGTTAGGCCATAA
- a CDS encoding DUF393 domain-containing protein has protein sequence MDVYYDDGCSFCKRAMRIARRLDIFHRLRFLPVSAQLGKAGPLLHIPAQDLLYDIHGIDDKGRIKRGIAVYQSALRAMIWLAPLGWLLMIPGFSHLGVAIYRRIADNRYGSSCAVDPEEISRGS, from the coding sequence ATGGACGTCTATTACGATGATGGTTGTTCGTTTTGCAAGCGCGCGATGCGTATTGCTCGCCGTTTGGACATCTTTCATCGCCTTCGTTTTCTGCCGGTAAGTGCACAGCTCGGGAAAGCCGGGCCATTGCTCCACATTCCGGCGCAGGATTTACTCTATGATATCCATGGCATTGATGACAAGGGACGCATCAAACGAGGGATAGCCGTTTACCAGTCGGCTTTGCGTGCCATGATCTGGTTGGCCCCTTTAGGTTGGTTACTCATGATTCCCGGCTTTTCTCACCTTGGAGTCGCGATTTATCGCCGAATTGCGGATAATCGGTACGGATCCTCCTGCGCGGTTGATCCGGAAGAAATATCGAGGGGCTCATGA
- a CDS encoding polysaccharide biosynthesis/export family protein translates to MKKLSRLFVPLVVLISIFSSCTPYRNILMFQPTEQDTTLKALDTTYRPIIGPNDILDIFVTSTSPEASKYFNYSEQPDNQASMVSGYLVDSKGEIQIPFIGSLRVAGLHTDAARDTIRHRLEKYLVSPSVKLSLRNFRVTVIGEVTHPGMFNVQNERVTLPEALAMAGDLTVFSVRDQVLVIRDSAGYKTYNYVDLYSRELFSSPYFVLHSNDIVYVQPNKKRRFQGENYYRVFPVVFGTITLFLTALQLVNQSK, encoded by the coding sequence ATGAAAAAGCTGTCGCGGCTCTTCGTTCCGCTGGTCGTACTGATTTCGATCTTCTCCTCCTGCACGCCGTACCGGAATATCCTGATGTTCCAGCCGACCGAGCAGGATACGACGCTCAAAGCGCTTGACACCACCTACCGGCCGATTATCGGACCTAACGACATTCTCGACATTTTCGTCACCAGTACCAGTCCGGAGGCGAGTAAGTACTTCAACTATTCCGAGCAACCCGACAACCAGGCGTCCATGGTCAGCGGCTACCTGGTCGATTCGAAAGGCGAGATACAAATACCCTTCATCGGCTCTTTACGGGTTGCCGGTTTACATACGGATGCGGCGCGCGACACCATCCGGCACCGGCTGGAGAAGTACCTGGTCAGCCCGTCGGTCAAACTAAGCCTGCGCAACTTTCGGGTGACGGTGATCGGCGAAGTAACCCATCCGGGAATGTTCAATGTGCAGAACGAACGTGTCACCCTGCCCGAAGCCCTGGCCATGGCCGGCGACCTGACCGTGTTTAGTGTCCGGGATCAAGTGCTGGTGATCCGCGACAGCGCAGGATACAAGACCTATAATTATGTAGACCTGTATTCACGAGAACTGTTTTCTTCACCGTATTTCGTGCTGCATTCGAACGACATAGTCTATGTGCAGCCCAATAAGAAACGCCGCTTCCAGGGTGAGAACTACTACCGCGTCTTCCCGGTGGTGTTCGGAACGATCACCTTGTTCCTGACAGCTCTGCAACTGGTGAACCAGTCGAAATAA
- a CDS encoding four helix bundle protein, translating into MDFKGLIVYRKALEVYTQLTTRVLTIDGLDKDLKNQLRRAMMSIVLNIAEGSSRFSAADRRNFLVISRGSAFECSAVLDLVAISTAKHFPDLDMLLVEVSKMLYKMIDTLNEKQRNKGG; encoded by the coding sequence ATGGATTTCAAAGGACTGATCGTTTATCGAAAAGCACTGGAGGTGTATACCCAACTAACAACCCGCGTACTGACGATCGACGGACTTGATAAGGACCTGAAGAACCAGCTTCGACGCGCCATGATGAGCATCGTACTCAATATCGCGGAGGGAAGTAGTCGTTTCAGCGCGGCAGACAGGAGGAACTTTTTGGTGATTTCCAGAGGATCGGCTTTTGAATGTTCTGCAGTGCTCGACCTGGTAGCCATCTCCACCGCCAAACACTTCCCCGACCTTGATATGCTGCTGGTCGAGGTCTCAAAGATGTTATACAAAATGATCGACACGCTGAATGAGAAGCAGCGGAATAAGGGTGGGTGA